A single region of the Strigops habroptila isolate Jane chromosome 3, bStrHab1.2.pri, whole genome shotgun sequence genome encodes:
- the CHPT1 gene encoding cholinephosphotransferase 1 isoform X2: protein MTVSWALPAPLSPAQLKRLEQHRYSAAGRSLLEPWLQPYWAWLVEHVPLGLAPNAITLGGLLLNCLTALPLIACCPSATEQAPFWAYIVGALGLFIYQSLDAIDGKQARRTNSSSPLGELFDHGCDSISTVFVVLGSCIAIRLGTNPDWLFFCCFVGLFMFYTAHWQTYVSGILRFGKIDVTEVQIAITMLLLTSAYGGTAIWDYKVPLVGLELKFLAVFSILCGTALSSFNYFRVIFGGGVGKNGSTIAGTSVLSPGLHIGLLLTLAIMIYKKSTTQLFEKHSCLYVLTFGFVNAKISQKLVVAYMTKSKICLQDTAYIGPGLLVLDQYFNSFIDEYIVLWIALFISLFDMLRYATGVCLQIAAHLHIHVFRISSHQAPEQMNRTTPV from the exons ATGACCGTGTCCTGGGCTCTGCCCGCGCCCCTCAGCCCGGCGCAGCTGAAGCGCCTGGAGCAGCACCGCTACAGCGCGGCCGGGCGCTCGTTGCTGGAGCCGTGGCTGCAGCCCTACTGGGCCTGGCTGGTGGAGCACGTCCCGCTGGGGCTGGCCCCCAACGCCATCACCCTGGGCGGCCTCCTGTTGAACTGCCTGACGGCGCTGCCGCTCATCGCCTGCTGCCCCAGCGCCACCGAGCAG GCACCTTTTTGGGCATACATCGTGGGTGCATTAGGACTTTTTATTTACCAGTCTCTGGATGCCATTGATGGGAAGCAAGCCAGAAGAACGAACAGTAGTTCTCCTCTAGGAGAACTCTTTGATCATGGTTGCGACTCTATTTCCACAG tttttgttGTCCTTGGATCCTGCATAGCAATCCGACTAGGAACAAATCCTGactggttgtttttctgttgttttgtgggACTGTTCATGTTCTATACTGCTCACTGGCAGACATATGTATCAGGCATACTAAGGTTTGGAAA aatTGATGTGACTGAAGTTCAGATAGCCATAACAATGCTGCTCTTGACATCTGCATATGGTGGAACAGCAATATGGGACTATAAG gTCCCTTTGGTGGGCTTAGAACTGAAGTTCCTTGCAGTTTTTAGCATATTGTGTGGAACAGCACTTTCTTCATTCAATTACTTCCGTGTCATCTTTGGTGGAGGGGTTGGAAAGAATGGATCTACAATAGCA GGAACAAGTGTTCTTTCACCAGGCCTGCACATTGGACTACTTCTCACACTGGCCATTATGATCTATAAAAAGTCTACAACTCAGCTGTTTGAAAAACATTCTTGCCTGTATGTCTTGACGTTTGGATTTGTGAATGCCAAAATCTCGCAGAAGCTGGTG GTGGCTTACAtgacaaaaagtaaaatctgtcTTCAGGACACTGCATATATTGGGCCAGGGCTTCTAGTTTTAGACCAGTACTTCAACAGTTTCATTGATGAATATATTGTTCTGTGGATAGCATTG tTCATATCCTTGTTTGATATGCTGAGATATGCCACTGGTGTATGCCTACAGATTGCTGCTCATCTTCATATACATGTCTTCAGAATTTCATCTCATCAAGCTCCTGAACAG ATGAATCGTACTACTCCTGTTTGA
- the CHPT1 gene encoding cholinephosphotransferase 1 isoform X3, producing the protein MTVSWALPAPLSPAQLKRLEQHRYSAAGRSLLEPWLQPYWAWLVEHVPLGLAPNAITLGGLLLNCLTALPLIACCPSATEQAPFWAYIVGALGLFIYQSLDAIDGKQARRTNSSSPLGELFDHGCDSISTVFVVLGSCIAIRLGTNPDWLFFCCFVGLFMFYTAHWQTYVSGILRFGKIDVTEVQIAITMLLLTSAYGGTAIWDYKVPLVGLELKFLAVFSILCGTALSSFNYFRVIFGGGVGKNGSTIAGTSVLSPGLHIGLLLTLAIMIYKKSTTQLFEKHSCLYVLTFGFVNAKISQKLVVAYMTKSKICLQDTAYIGPGLLVLDQYFNSFIDEYIVLWIALVQVVSPLSHQNNMD; encoded by the exons ATGACCGTGTCCTGGGCTCTGCCCGCGCCCCTCAGCCCGGCGCAGCTGAAGCGCCTGGAGCAGCACCGCTACAGCGCGGCCGGGCGCTCGTTGCTGGAGCCGTGGCTGCAGCCCTACTGGGCCTGGCTGGTGGAGCACGTCCCGCTGGGGCTGGCCCCCAACGCCATCACCCTGGGCGGCCTCCTGTTGAACTGCCTGACGGCGCTGCCGCTCATCGCCTGCTGCCCCAGCGCCACCGAGCAG GCACCTTTTTGGGCATACATCGTGGGTGCATTAGGACTTTTTATTTACCAGTCTCTGGATGCCATTGATGGGAAGCAAGCCAGAAGAACGAACAGTAGTTCTCCTCTAGGAGAACTCTTTGATCATGGTTGCGACTCTATTTCCACAG tttttgttGTCCTTGGATCCTGCATAGCAATCCGACTAGGAACAAATCCTGactggttgtttttctgttgttttgtgggACTGTTCATGTTCTATACTGCTCACTGGCAGACATATGTATCAGGCATACTAAGGTTTGGAAA aatTGATGTGACTGAAGTTCAGATAGCCATAACAATGCTGCTCTTGACATCTGCATATGGTGGAACAGCAATATGGGACTATAAG gTCCCTTTGGTGGGCTTAGAACTGAAGTTCCTTGCAGTTTTTAGCATATTGTGTGGAACAGCACTTTCTTCATTCAATTACTTCCGTGTCATCTTTGGTGGAGGGGTTGGAAAGAATGGATCTACAATAGCA GGAACAAGTGTTCTTTCACCAGGCCTGCACATTGGACTACTTCTCACACTGGCCATTATGATCTATAAAAAGTCTACAACTCAGCTGTTTGAAAAACATTCTTGCCTGTATGTCTTGACGTTTGGATTTGTGAATGCCAAAATCTCGCAGAAGCTGGTG GTGGCTTACAtgacaaaaagtaaaatctgtcTTCAGGACACTGCATATATTGGGCCAGGGCTTCTAGTTTTAGACCAGTACTTCAACAGTTTCATTGATGAATATATTGTTCTGTGGATAGCATTG GTACAAGTCGTTTCTCCATTGAGCCATCAGAATAACATGGACTGA
- the SYCP3 gene encoding synaptonemal complex protein 3, producing the protein MAPSGRKHGGKASKPAQENQAIRAYDFQEERKELSGSEEDIREGETPVMDKHGKKRPLVTTHVVPDDVGGEVQNMLERFGADINKALLAKRKRLEMYTKASLKTSNQKIEHVWKTQQEQRQKLNYEFSQQFLTLFQQWDVDVQKAEEQEEKLANMLRQQQKVFQQARIVQSQRLKTIKQLYEQFLKSMEELEKSNENLLVGAQNELRKEMAMLQKKIMMDTQQQEMATVRKSLQSMLF; encoded by the exons ATGGCACCATCAGGAAGAAAGCATGGAGGAAAAGCTAGTAAACCAGCACAGGAAAATCAAGCCATACGTGCCTATGActttcaggaggaaagaaaagagctgaGTGGATCAGAGGAAGATATTAGAGAAG GCGAAACACCAGTAATGGACaagcatggaaagaaaagacCTTTGGTGACTACTCATGTGGTTCCAGATGATGTGGG GGGTGAAGTACAGAATATGCTGGAAAGATTTGGAG cGGACATTAACAAGGCTCTCTTAGCTAAGAGGAAAAGATTAGAAATGTATACAAAAGCCTCACTAAAAACCAGTAACCAGAAGATTGAACATGTttggaaaacacagcaggagcAAAG GCAGAAGCTCAATTATGAATTCTCCCAGCAGTTCCTGACTTTATTTCAGCAATGGGATGTAGatgtgcagaaagcagaggagcaggaagaaaaactaGCG aatATGCTTCGCCAGCAACAAAAAGTTTTTCAACAGGCAAGAATAGTTCAAAGTCAGAGACTGAAAACCATTAAGCAGCTCTATGAGCAATTCTTAAAG AGCATGGaagagctggagaagagcaaTGAAAATCTTCTAGTTGGTGCACAAAATGAACTCCGCAAAGAAATGGCTATGTTGCAGAAGAAGATTATGATGGACACT caacagcaggagaTGGCAACTGTTCGCAAGTCTCTTCAGTCCATGTTATTCTGA
- the CHPT1 gene encoding cholinephosphotransferase 1 isoform X5, with amino-acid sequence MTVSWALPAPLSPAQLKRLEQHRYSAAGRSLLEPWLQPYWAWLVEHVPLGLAPNAITLGGLLLNCLTALPLIACCPSATEQAPFWAYIVGALGLFIYQSLDAIDGKQARRTNSSSPLGELFDHGCDSISTVFVVLGSCIAIRLGTNPDWLFFCCFVGLFMFYTAHWQTYVSGILRFGKIDVTEVQIAITMLLLTSAYGGTAIWDYKVPLVGLELKFLAVFSILCGTALSSFNYFRVIFGGGVGKNGSTIAGTSVLSPGLHIGLLLTLAIMIYKKSTTQLFEKHSCLYVLTFGFVNAKISQKLVVQVVSPLSHQNNMD; translated from the exons ATGACCGTGTCCTGGGCTCTGCCCGCGCCCCTCAGCCCGGCGCAGCTGAAGCGCCTGGAGCAGCACCGCTACAGCGCGGCCGGGCGCTCGTTGCTGGAGCCGTGGCTGCAGCCCTACTGGGCCTGGCTGGTGGAGCACGTCCCGCTGGGGCTGGCCCCCAACGCCATCACCCTGGGCGGCCTCCTGTTGAACTGCCTGACGGCGCTGCCGCTCATCGCCTGCTGCCCCAGCGCCACCGAGCAG GCACCTTTTTGGGCATACATCGTGGGTGCATTAGGACTTTTTATTTACCAGTCTCTGGATGCCATTGATGGGAAGCAAGCCAGAAGAACGAACAGTAGTTCTCCTCTAGGAGAACTCTTTGATCATGGTTGCGACTCTATTTCCACAG tttttgttGTCCTTGGATCCTGCATAGCAATCCGACTAGGAACAAATCCTGactggttgtttttctgttgttttgtgggACTGTTCATGTTCTATACTGCTCACTGGCAGACATATGTATCAGGCATACTAAGGTTTGGAAA aatTGATGTGACTGAAGTTCAGATAGCCATAACAATGCTGCTCTTGACATCTGCATATGGTGGAACAGCAATATGGGACTATAAG gTCCCTTTGGTGGGCTTAGAACTGAAGTTCCTTGCAGTTTTTAGCATATTGTGTGGAACAGCACTTTCTTCATTCAATTACTTCCGTGTCATCTTTGGTGGAGGGGTTGGAAAGAATGGATCTACAATAGCA GGAACAAGTGTTCTTTCACCAGGCCTGCACATTGGACTACTTCTCACACTGGCCATTATGATCTATAAAAAGTCTACAACTCAGCTGTTTGAAAAACATTCTTGCCTGTATGTCTTGACGTTTGGATTTGTGAATGCCAAAATCTCGCAGAAGCTGGTG GTACAAGTCGTTTCTCCATTGAGCCATCAGAATAACATGGACTGA
- the CHPT1 gene encoding cholinephosphotransferase 1 isoform X4 gives MLKECRESLMRMKCTWAPFWAYIVGALGLFIYQSLDAIDGKQARRTNSSSPLGELFDHGCDSISTVFVVLGSCIAIRLGTNPDWLFFCCFVGLFMFYTAHWQTYVSGILRFGKIDVTEVQIAITMLLLTSAYGGTAIWDYKVPLVGLELKFLAVFSILCGTALSSFNYFRVIFGGGVGKNGSTIAGTSVLSPGLHIGLLLTLAIMIYKKSTTQLFEKHSCLYVLTFGFVNAKISQKLVVAYMTKSKICLQDTAYIGPGLLVLDQYFNSFIDEYIVLWIALFISLFDMLRYATGVCLQIAAHLHIHVFRISSHQAPEQVQVVSPLSHQNNMD, from the exons ATGCTAAAGGAATGCAGGGAGTCCCTGATGCGCATGAAATGCACTTGG GCACCTTTTTGGGCATACATCGTGGGTGCATTAGGACTTTTTATTTACCAGTCTCTGGATGCCATTGATGGGAAGCAAGCCAGAAGAACGAACAGTAGTTCTCCTCTAGGAGAACTCTTTGATCATGGTTGCGACTCTATTTCCACAG tttttgttGTCCTTGGATCCTGCATAGCAATCCGACTAGGAACAAATCCTGactggttgtttttctgttgttttgtgggACTGTTCATGTTCTATACTGCTCACTGGCAGACATATGTATCAGGCATACTAAGGTTTGGAAA aatTGATGTGACTGAAGTTCAGATAGCCATAACAATGCTGCTCTTGACATCTGCATATGGTGGAACAGCAATATGGGACTATAAG gTCCCTTTGGTGGGCTTAGAACTGAAGTTCCTTGCAGTTTTTAGCATATTGTGTGGAACAGCACTTTCTTCATTCAATTACTTCCGTGTCATCTTTGGTGGAGGGGTTGGAAAGAATGGATCTACAATAGCA GGAACAAGTGTTCTTTCACCAGGCCTGCACATTGGACTACTTCTCACACTGGCCATTATGATCTATAAAAAGTCTACAACTCAGCTGTTTGAAAAACATTCTTGCCTGTATGTCTTGACGTTTGGATTTGTGAATGCCAAAATCTCGCAGAAGCTGGTG GTGGCTTACAtgacaaaaagtaaaatctgtcTTCAGGACACTGCATATATTGGGCCAGGGCTTCTAGTTTTAGACCAGTACTTCAACAGTTTCATTGATGAATATATTGTTCTGTGGATAGCATTG tTCATATCCTTGTTTGATATGCTGAGATATGCCACTGGTGTATGCCTACAGATTGCTGCTCATCTTCATATACATGTCTTCAGAATTTCATCTCATCAAGCTCCTGAACAG GTACAAGTCGTTTCTCCATTGAGCCATCAGAATAACATGGACTGA
- the CHPT1 gene encoding cholinephosphotransferase 1 isoform X1, with the protein MTVSWALPAPLSPAQLKRLEQHRYSAAGRSLLEPWLQPYWAWLVEHVPLGLAPNAITLGGLLLNCLTALPLIACCPSATEQAPFWAYIVGALGLFIYQSLDAIDGKQARRTNSSSPLGELFDHGCDSISTVFVVLGSCIAIRLGTNPDWLFFCCFVGLFMFYTAHWQTYVSGILRFGKIDVTEVQIAITMLLLTSAYGGTAIWDYKVPLVGLELKFLAVFSILCGTALSSFNYFRVIFGGGVGKNGSTIAGTSVLSPGLHIGLLLTLAIMIYKKSTTQLFEKHSCLYVLTFGFVNAKISQKLVVAYMTKSKICLQDTAYIGPGLLVLDQYFNSFIDEYIVLWIALFISLFDMLRYATGVCLQIAAHLHIHVFRISSHQAPEQVQVVSPLSHQNNMD; encoded by the exons ATGACCGTGTCCTGGGCTCTGCCCGCGCCCCTCAGCCCGGCGCAGCTGAAGCGCCTGGAGCAGCACCGCTACAGCGCGGCCGGGCGCTCGTTGCTGGAGCCGTGGCTGCAGCCCTACTGGGCCTGGCTGGTGGAGCACGTCCCGCTGGGGCTGGCCCCCAACGCCATCACCCTGGGCGGCCTCCTGTTGAACTGCCTGACGGCGCTGCCGCTCATCGCCTGCTGCCCCAGCGCCACCGAGCAG GCACCTTTTTGGGCATACATCGTGGGTGCATTAGGACTTTTTATTTACCAGTCTCTGGATGCCATTGATGGGAAGCAAGCCAGAAGAACGAACAGTAGTTCTCCTCTAGGAGAACTCTTTGATCATGGTTGCGACTCTATTTCCACAG tttttgttGTCCTTGGATCCTGCATAGCAATCCGACTAGGAACAAATCCTGactggttgtttttctgttgttttgtgggACTGTTCATGTTCTATACTGCTCACTGGCAGACATATGTATCAGGCATACTAAGGTTTGGAAA aatTGATGTGACTGAAGTTCAGATAGCCATAACAATGCTGCTCTTGACATCTGCATATGGTGGAACAGCAATATGGGACTATAAG gTCCCTTTGGTGGGCTTAGAACTGAAGTTCCTTGCAGTTTTTAGCATATTGTGTGGAACAGCACTTTCTTCATTCAATTACTTCCGTGTCATCTTTGGTGGAGGGGTTGGAAAGAATGGATCTACAATAGCA GGAACAAGTGTTCTTTCACCAGGCCTGCACATTGGACTACTTCTCACACTGGCCATTATGATCTATAAAAAGTCTACAACTCAGCTGTTTGAAAAACATTCTTGCCTGTATGTCTTGACGTTTGGATTTGTGAATGCCAAAATCTCGCAGAAGCTGGTG GTGGCTTACAtgacaaaaagtaaaatctgtcTTCAGGACACTGCATATATTGGGCCAGGGCTTCTAGTTTTAGACCAGTACTTCAACAGTTTCATTGATGAATATATTGTTCTGTGGATAGCATTG tTCATATCCTTGTTTGATATGCTGAGATATGCCACTGGTGTATGCCTACAGATTGCTGCTCATCTTCATATACATGTCTTCAGAATTTCATCTCATCAAGCTCCTGAACAG GTACAAGTCGTTTCTCCATTGAGCCATCAGAATAACATGGACTGA